One Cervus elaphus chromosome 27, mCerEla1.1, whole genome shotgun sequence genomic region harbors:
- the LOC122684703 gene encoding LOW QUALITY PROTEIN: microcephalin-like (The sequence of the model RefSeq protein was modified relative to this genomic sequence to represent the inferred CDS: deleted 1 base in 1 codon), producing MVAPGNLQGLVLKDVVACVEVWSANGTENYSKTFRSQLVDMGAKVSKTFNKQVTHVVFKDGYQSTWEKAQKRGVKLVSVLWVEKCRVAGAHIDESLFPAANTNQHLPSLLKKKRKCMQPKDFIPKTPENDKRLQKKFEKMAKELQQQKTTLGINVPVLLFESNGSLVYSPTGKVYRGHHSAMKKRLQEMKEKRENLSPTSSQMIEQSDDNTVNSLHEASLNLSHDTLCSDNSSAGGLPMSADDSRGGSASGTRERKWGEFITERESDLCAASPVLQTGHGGPSAAPHPLGLWTPPRSTSSPPKAETPQQSRAAGRVVTPVSKPSRPAAQGLSDGKKRLSPVSSATKGRPEGRAQAMGSSVKRRKTRENWPASEEGRKRRRSLRQRPAACLRLWEAESGLCSVRRPAVKSLALEGSSYYDYFSPDNLKERVSEGLLGEQLPSSPSPLRGQRSLSKTERTSRLDRADLSLIGRGPRPAVGTCSTAKPGPCLERPALSGADAGLGGGTSGGMPAADGTPGPCAQAEAQGGGDARPAGGDVPHAPSGLVPWTGPQGDPSPLKGSTEERKECTDTQSMRKEGTPPETKESAEAHSEGELNAVGDCAEEGSTEREAPAQGSRERPTDVLGGP from the exons ATGGTGGCCCCCGGGAACCTCCAGGGCCTGGTCCTAAAAGATGTTGTGGCCTGTGTTGAAGTGTGGTCAGCCAATGGGACAGAAAATTACTCCAAGACCTTTAGGAGTCAACTTGTGGATATGGGGGCAAAGGTTTCAAAAACTTTTAACAAACAAGTAACTCATGTCGTGTTCAAAGACGGGTACCAGAGCACCTGGGAAAAAGCACAGAAGAGAGGCGTGAAGCTCGTCTCGGTGCTCTGGGTTGAAAAATGCAGGGTAGCTGGAGCGCACATTGATGAGTCGCTGTTCCCTGCAGCCAACACCAACCAACACCTACCAagcctg ttaaaaaaaaaacgcAAGTGTATGCAGCCCAAAGATTTTATTCCCAAGACACCAGAAAATGATAAAAGACTGCaaaagaaatttgagaaaatgGCTAAAGAGCTGCAGCAGCAGAAAACCACTCTGGGTATCAATGTTCCTGTCCTCTTATTTGAATCTAATGGCTCGTTGGTGTACAGTCCAACAGGTAAAGTCTACAGGGGCCACCACAGTGCAATGAAGAAGAggctgcaggagatgaaggagaaacGGGAAAAcctttcccccacctcctcccagatGATTGAACAGTCTGATGATAATACTGTGAACTCTCTGCATGAAGCATCTTTGAACCTTTCACATGATACTTTGTGTTCAGACAACTCTTCTGCCGGTGGTCTGCCCATGTCTGCTGACGATTCTCGTGGAGGCTCTGCAAGTGGGACCCGGGAGAGGAAGTGGGGCGAGTTCATTACTGAGAGGGAAAGTGATCTGTGCGCTGCGTCGCCGGTGTTGCAGACAGGCCATGGCGGCCCCTCAGCAGCTCCCCATCCCCTGGGTCTCTGGACTCCTCCCAGATCCACCAGCAGTCCTCCCAAGGCAGAGACCCCCCAGCAGAGCAGGGCTGCGGGCAGGGTTGTCACCCCTGTCTCAAAGCCATCGCGGCCAGCGGCCCAGGGGCTGTCTGACGGGAAGAAGCGTTTGTCTCCTGTGTCCTCTGCTACAAAAGGCCGCCCCGAGGGCCGTGCACAAGCCATGGGCTCCTCCGTCAAGAGAAGGAAGACCCGGGAGAACTGGCCAGCCTCAGAGGAGGGGCGGAAGAGGAGGCGGTCCCTCAGGCAGCGCCCTGCAGCCTGCCTGCGGCTGTGGGAGGCGGAGAGCGGCCTGTGCTCTGTGCGGAGGCCCGCTGTCAAGAGTCTGGCCCTCGAGGGGTCCTCATACTATGATTACTTTTCTCCTGACAATCTCAAGGAGAGGGTCTCGGAGGGGCTTCTTGGGGAGCAGCtgccctccagcccctctccgCTCCGAGGCCAGAGGAGCCTTTCCAAGACCGAGAGGACCAGCCGCCTGGACAGGGCTGACCTCTCCCTCATCGGCAGAGGCCCCAGACCCGCCGTCGGCACCTGCTCCACGGCGAAGCCCGGCCCCTGCCTGGAGAGGCCTGCGCTCTCCGGGGCAGACGCGGGGCTGGGCGGCGGGACCTCGGGGGGCATGCCTGCTGCTGACGGGACCCCCGGGCCCTGTGCCCAGGCCGAGGCCCAGGGCGGGGGCGATGCCCGCCCCGCTGGGGGTGACGTTCCGCACGCCCCCAGTGGACTCGTCCCCTGGACAGGACCACAGGGAGACCCCAGCCCTCTGAAAGGAAGCACGGAGGAGAGGAAAGAATGCACTGACACCCAGAGCATGCGGAAAGAAGGCACGCCTCCCGAAACGAAGGAGTCTGCTGAGGCGCACAGTGAGGGTGAACTGAACGCTGTAGGTGACTGTGCTGAGGAAGGATCCACGGAGAGGGAAGCGCCAGCCCAAGGAAGTAGAGAAAGACCCACCGATGTTTTAGGAGGTCCATAG